The following nucleotide sequence is from bacterium.
CCCGCAGACGCCGAGCCCGCCGACCATCTTGGCCTCGTCGCGCGAACCGATCTGGCGCAGCTCGACGCGAGTGTGCAGCGTCTGCGCGAGGTCGCGGGCGAGGTCGCGGACCTCCTGCTTCTCGTCGGCGGCGAAGAACACGGTGACGCGACCGCCGTCGAGCGTGCTCTCGACCTTCACGAGCTTCAGCGGCAGCCGGCGGCTCTTGAAGAGCGCGAGCGCGGTGGCGCGGAGATCGCGCTCGCGCTGGAGGGCGCGATCTTCGCGTGCGAGGTCGCGCCCGTCGGCCTTCTTCACCACCCGCTGCAGCGCACGCCCGGTCGGGCGTAGCCGCGGCGGCACGGCGACGGTCGCCAGCGAGACGCCGCGCTCCGTCTCGACGAGGATGCGGTCGTCGACTTCGAGGTGCAGCAGGCCGGGATCGAAGTCGTAGATCTGCCCGGCCGGGCGAAAGCGGACGCCGACCACCAGGATCGCCTTCGGGGAAGTGGTCTCGTCCTCGTTCATGCGGCCTGACCTGCCGGGTCGCGCTCGATCCGCCGCAGATCGAGCAGCAGGGTCTCGAGGGCGAGCGCCCGGTTCGCGTTGCGCTGTACGGCGTCGACGGTATCACACACGCATTCGAGCTGGCGAAGCACGGCCGGGACGCTGGTGCGGGCGGCGGCCGTGGCGAGCGCCGCCCGGACGTCGGGATTGCGGAGGCGAGCGGCGTCCCCCTCGCAGGCGACGGCCAGGAGATCGCGGTACCAGGCCACGACGACGTCGAGCGCGGCGTCGACGGCGCCCTTGGCCATCGCCTGCGCCAGCGCCGAGCAGTCGACGGCCGCCGCCCGATCCAGCTCGGCGAGCCGCTCGAGGATCGTCGTGCGCAGACCGGCGTCGGCGTCGTCGATCAGCGCGAGCGCCCTGCCGGGCGAGCCCTCGGCGCGGGCGGCCATCGTGGCCGCGGCGTCGGCCTTGACGCCGCGGGCGACGAGCAGCGCCGTCACCTCCGCGGGCTCGAGCGGGTCGAAGCGGATGCGCTGGCAGCGCGAGCGCACGGTCGGCAGGAGCAGCGTCGCACGGGTGGCGACGAGCACGAGAACGGCCGCGCCCGGCGGCTCCTCGAGCGTCTTCAGGAGCGCGTTCTGGCCGTGCTCGTTGAGGCACTCTGCGTCGTCGATGATCGCCACCTTGCGCTCGGCCATCAGCGGCCGCAGCCCGAGCCAGCGCGTCAGCTCGCGTGCCTGCTCGGTGCGGATGTCGCGCCGCTCCTGGTCGCGCTCGACGACCTTCAGGTCGGGATGCGTCCCTGCCGCGACGCGTGTGCACTGCGCGCAGGAGCCGCAGGCGTCGTCGCCGTCGGGCGTCGCGCACAGGAGACGTGCCGCGAAGCCGTCGGCGATCCGCCGCTTCCCGAGTCCGGCGGGGCCGTGCAGCAGGTAGGCTGCGGCGGGCCGGTCGTCGCGCACGGCCGCGCGCAGGCGGCCGACGGCCGCGGCGTTGCCGGCGACGTCGCCGAGCTTCACGAGCGCGTCCCTGCGGCGACGCCGGCGCCGAGCCGCCGCTCGACCTCGCGCGCGATCGCGCCGGCGACCCCGTCCTTCGCCCGCGTGACGTCGACGATGCAGAAGCGCCCCGGCTCCTCGGCGGCCAAGGTGAGAAAGCCCGTGCGCACGCGCTCGTGGAACGCCAGCGGGGCGCTCTCGAAGCGGTCCGTGCCGTGGTCGCGCCCGCGCGCGCGCCGGAGGCCCTCGTCCGGCGGACAGTCGAGCAGGAACGTGACGTCGGGCACGAGGCCGTCGCGGGCCAGGGCGTCGAGCGTGCGTACCGTCGGCAGATCGAGGCCGCGCGCGTGGCCCTGGTAGGCCAGCGTCGAATCGGAGAAGCGGTCGCACAGGACGACGTGCCCGGCGGCGAGCGCGGGACGGATCACCGTCGCGACGTGCTGGGCGCGATCGGCGCAATAGAGGTGCAGCTCGGCGAGCGGCTCGAGCGGGACGGCGTCGTCGCCCAGCAGCAGGCGCCGGATCGCCGCCCCGGCGGGCGTGCCGCCCGGTTCCCGGGTCTCGACTACCGTGCGGCCGGCGGCGCGCAGGTGCTCGGCGAGCAAGCGGACGTGGGTGGACTTCCCGGAGCCCTCCACGCCCTCGAAGGTGACGAACAGCGACACGGTCCTTCGCGTGTATCCGGCCCGGTCGCAGAGGGGCAAGGCGGGACGGGGAGAGCGAAGCCTTTCGGGGCCCTCGTGCTCGCGCGGACGTCGCCGTTCGGCCCGCTATCGGCTCGTGACGCTCGCGCGGATCACGTGTCGGATCGAGGGGCGCTCGAGCTCGACGGCGACGTGTCGCTCACGGACCGGCGGGGCGCCGGCCGGCGGCGCCGGATCGAGCGGCCGCGTCAGTCCGGGAACTCGCGACCGAGGACGAGGCCGATGCCGTAGAGCAGCTGCCGGGGCGAGAACGGCTTCGTGATGTAGTAGTCGGCGCCGAACTTGTAGCCCTCGAGCAGGTCCTCGTCGCCCGACTTGGCGGTGACCAGGATCACCGGGATGCTGGCATGCTGGGGGTTCGACCGGATGCGGTCGAGGACCTCCATGCCGCTCATGGCCGGCATCATGACGTCGAGGAGGATGATGTCGGGGCGCCGGCGCTCCAGGGCGCGGAGCGCGCTCGGGCCGTCCGGGGCGGTCTCGACGCCGAAGCCGCGGGCCTTCAGCAGCGTCTCGACCATGCGGCAGTTCTCGTCGCTGTCGTCGACCACCAGGACGAGGGGCTTCACGGCTCCGGAGGCGGTGGGCTGGACGTCGGTCATGCGCTGCTCGCTCATGGTCGGGTGGTGCCGCTCCGCCGTGCCGGCCGGGGGCTTCGGCAGGTATATCGGCCGCGCTGCCGCCGAGCTTGAGCGCGCCGGCGTTCATCCGGGGTCGTGTACGCCCGCGACCACCGCGCGGCGGGGCAGGGGCAGCATGGCGTCTGCGACGGCGAGGCCTGCGGCGCTCGCCGTGACGCGAGCCGTACCGTCGACGTCGAGCGGCTCCGGAGAGCCGGCGCCGATCCACAACGCCCCGGCGATGTCGAGGCTTCCCGCATGCGTCACCCGCACCCCATCCGCAGCGACGACCGCGCCAATAAACGTGAAGGGCGCGGTGATGTCCAGGCGACCGTCGACGATGAGCAGCCCCGCGCCGTGCGCAGGCCCGGCGACGACGAGGTCGCCCGTCACCAGCGCCAGGGCCGGGGTGGCGGGCGGGGTGGGGACGAGGACGGCCCCCGCGACGGCTCCGGCGGCGACGGCGCGGGCGACGAGCGCCGCGATCGGCGGGCCGCCGACGGCGATCGGCGGCCGGCGTGGGCGAGACGTCGTGGGCGCCCCGCTCGCGATCAGGCGTCGAGCAGTGCAGCGGGCGCGAGCAGCGCCGCGGCGACAGCCGCCCACGCCGGGTCGAAGGGTGCCGGGTCGCGGCCGTCGAGCCCAGCGAAGCGTGCCGGCGATCGATCGGGACCGCGGCGTCGAGCCAGGCCCGGCAGGCACGCCCGGCGTGTCGGCGCGGCGGACGACGGCGTCGAGCAACCGGCCGCCGCCGGCGCGTCCCTCGACGGCGAGCAGCGTGCGCGCGCCGGTACGGCCGGGCCGGGCGCGGCGTCGGCGACGACGGTGCAGCGGGGGCGGCGAGGACGCCATCGTCCGGGGTTCCGGCGGCCTCCGGCCCCGCCTGCTCGGCGTCGAACGTAGCCCGGCGCCAGGCCCGCGACCACCGACGCGAGGCAGCCGTCGGCCTTCACCAGCGCGCGCGCGGCAGCGCAGCAGTTGCGGGTGAGCACCGCCTGGGTGTGCATGAGGTCAGCCACCGCCGACCCGGGGGCAACGCGCGACGGCGACGGCGACCAGCGCGGCGGGCAGCGCGGCGCCGCGCCGCCCGCCGAGAATCCGTCTGCGCGACGCCCGGCGCGGGGCAGTGTGCGCGCCCTGGTCTCTGGCGCCGTCCGCAGCGCGACAGCGCGCGCCGAGCCGCCAGCGCAGCGAGGCCGCCCGGAAGGGCGGGCTCCAGCACCAGCGCCCGCACGCGCGCACGGTCGGCCGCCGGCAGGCCGGCGGCCGGCGCGACGATCTGGTTGCCGCTCGCGTCGAGGAAGCGGAAGCGGCAGGCGCGGACGTCGGCCGCGAGCGGCAACGACTGCGCGCCGATGACGCGGTTCAGGCGTGGCGGGCCGGTGAGGCACTGCCAGCGCGTCACCTCGGCGGAGGAGGCGTTGAGCAGGCCGTCGCCGTCGAGGTCGGCCTGGAGCACCAGGCGATCGGGCGCCGCGCCGGCGAGCGCCTCGATGCCCGCGGCGGCGGGATCGAAGCCGGCGCGGCGGACGTCGAACGCGAACGCCTCGGTGGCGATCACCGCCGTGTCCTCGGCCTCGACCCGCGCGCCCAGCACGACGAGCAGCCGGGCGGCGCCGCCCATCGCCAGCGCGAGCATGCCGAGCACGAGCCCGGCGAGCGCGGCGGCGACGAGCAGCTCGACGAGCGTCATGCCGCGCTCCCGGCTCACGGGAAGACCTCGCTCGTGAGCCCGACGCCGCCGGCGGCCCAGCCGACGTCGGCGGCGAGCGGCGTCGCTTCGCCGCGGCCGTCGCCCGCCGTCCAGTGCCGCACGAACGCCGTGCCGGCGACGACGGGCGCGTCGTCGCCGTTGCCGCGCGCGCCGGCACGCTGCACCTCGAGCGCGTCGACCGCGAGCCCGAGCGCGGCCGTGCGCTCGCGGGCGAGGCGGACGTGGAACGCCGCCGTCGCGGCGGCGGCCGCGAGCCCGGCCGCTGCGGTGGCCGCGAGGACGAGCGCGGCCAACGCTTCGACCACCGATGCGCCGCGCGTGCCGCTCACAGGACCCGCACCCGGCCGCGCTGGTTGACGATCACGCGGCGTACGCCGCTACCCGCCGCGAGCGTGATGGTGGCGTTGTCCGAGGTGCCGGTGGTGCCGAAGCGGACCTGGCCGCTCGCCGGCAGGCCGGCGAAGGTCACGCCCGCCGGCAGCTGGTGCGACTCGACGTCGATCCCGCCCCACTCGCGTACGCGCCACCTGCGCTGGGCCGGGTCGAGGCGCACCTCGATCCGGACGTTGCGCTCGAGCGCCCGTCCGCGTGCCTGGCGCAGCGTGGCTGCGAGACGCTGCGCCGCCGCGCCGAGCCGCACGCTCGCGAGCAGCGGCGGCAGCGACACCGCGCTCGTCCCGAGGACGACGGCCGCGAGCGCCATCGTCGCCACCAGCTCCACCAGGGTGAAGCCCCCGCCCCGCATCAGCATGTACGCCTCCCGAGGGCACGCCGCCGGGGCGGGGCGACGCGTGCACGGACGAGGAGTAGCGGGGGCGCGGCGCCGACGGGAGGGGGCGCGCGCGGATTGTTGGGCCGGCGACGCGCGCTCAGCCGAGCGTCAACGGCAGCCCCAGCTCGGGGCAGTACAGCAGCACGACCGCGCCGAGCGCGAGGAACGGTCCGAACGGGATCGCCGTCGTGCGCATCGCGCGCCGCACCCAGGGGAAGAACGCGCGGCGGCCGAGCATGCGCACGACGCGCCGTCGCTCGGCGCGGCCACGGGCGGTGAAGAGCACGCCGACGCCGGCCACCGAGCCGGTGAGCGAGGCGATGACGAGGATCAGCGGGATCGCCTGCCAGCCGAGGAACGCGCCGATCATGGCGAGCAGCTTGACGTCGCCGAAGCCCATGCCCTCGACGCCGGTCGCGCGCTCGTAGCTCCAGGCGACCAGCCACAGGACGCCGCCGCCGACGAGCGCGCCGAGCCCGGCGCTCCACAGGCCGACGCCGCCGGGCACGAAGGCCGACACCAGGAGCCCGATGCCGATGCCGGGCAGGCTCACCTCGTCCGGGATGAAGAGGTGGTCGAGGTCGATGCAGGTGACGAGCAGCAGCGTCGCCGTCAGCGCGAAGGCGACGAGGGCCCACGGCGTCCAGCCGAAGCGCCAGAGCGCGGCGACGGCGAGCAGGCCGGTGGCGAGCTCGATCAGCGGGTAGCGCGCCGCGATCGGTGCCGCGCACGTTCGGCAGCGGGCGCGCAGCAGCAGCCAGGACAGGACGGGGACGTTGTCGTACCAGGCGATCGGCGTCCGGCAGCAGGGGCAGCGCGAGCCGGGCGTGACGACCGACTCGTCTTCGGGAATGCGGTGGATGCAGACGTTGAGGAAGCTACCGATGGCCGCGCCCACCCAGAAGGCGAACCCGATGGTCAGCCACGTGGGCTGCGGCAGCGAGGCCGGAAGCGGGAGCATGCTGGCGAGATGCGGCGTCACGGCTAGCGGGCGTGCGGCAGGGGGTCAACTTGCGGTCGCGGGGGCTCTATCGGATCGCGCGCGTCGGTTCTTGAAGGCGGGGTGCGCGCCCAAAAAGCAAAACGGGGGGGCGGGTGAAACCCGCCCCCCCGGCTCGCGTCAGGTGACGTCGGTCAGCTCGTCCAGTTGCAGGTCATGTTCGGCGAGCCTGCCGCGGGGCTGCTCGTCCAGGTGCAGCTGCCCGGGGCCGACGCGTGCTCGGCGGTGCAGTCGAAGGACGTAGCCGTCGCCGTGCACGAGCAGGTCACGCCGTCGGACACGGAGACGCCCGGCAGACCGCCGCAGTCGCCGGCGAGGTACTCGTTCTCGTCCACGAAGTAGGCTTCCTGGCCGGTCGCGGCGTTGCGCAGGTCGGTCTGGACCCGGCTGCGGAAGCCGCGCTCGCGGTACGCCGCGAACTGCGGGATCGCGATGGCGGCCAGGATGCCGATGATGGCCACCACCACCAGAAGCTCGATGAGCGTGAAGCCCTTCGACTTCTTCCTCTTCAACTTGGAAACCGTCTTACGCATGCTCTTCCTCCGTTCGTGTTGATGATCGTCCCGACTCTAGTGTTCGAGACCGCCGTCCCGGCGCTGCTCCCACGAGGAGCAAGCCCGGTGCCATCGACCATTCGCGTGGCGATCGCGCCCTGCGCGTGAGGCCGTTGGGGTTTTCCCTGTCGTGCCGCGCACCCGCCGTGCGGAACGGCTCGCGGCCATCGTCACTGTCGTAACGGGTGCCATGATCGTGACCGTCTCGCCCCGCTACTGGATCACCGAGCCGAGCTTGAAGATCGGCAGGTACATCGAGACCACGAGGCCGCCGATCACCACGCCGAGGAACAGGATCACGGCGGGCTCCAGCAGCGACATGAGATTCGCGACCGTGTTGTCGACCTCGTCGTCGTAGAAGTCGGCGATCTTGCCGAGCATGGCGTCGAGCGCGCCCGTGGTCTCGCCGACCGCGATCATCTGGCAGACCATGGGCGGGAACACCTTCGCCTCGATCAGCGGCTCCGCGATCGTGCGCCCGCTGGCGATGCTCTGCCGCGCCTCGAACAGCGCCTTCTCGATCACCTTGTTGCCCGCCGTGCGGGCCGTGATGTTGAGCGCGTCGAGGATCGGGACGCCCGACGAGACGAGCGTCGAGAGCGTGCGCGTGAAGCGCGCCACCGACGACTTGCGGATCAGCTCGCCGAACACCGGGATGCGCAGCGCGATGCGGTCGATCTGCATGCGCCCTTTGTCGGTGCGGTAGGCCATGCGGAAGCCGACGGCGGCGATCACCGGGATCATCGCCAGGTACCAGACGTAGGCGATCACGAAGTTCGAGAGATTGATCACGAACTGCGTGGGCGCGGGCAGGTCGGCGCCGAAGCTCTGGAAGACCTCGGCGAACACGGGGATCACGAAGATCAGCAGGATGGCCGTGACCAGCACCGCGGCCATCACGATGCAGGCCGGGTAGATCATCGCGCCCTTGATCTTGCTCTTCAGCTGCGCGGCCTTCTCGAGGTACTGCGCCAGGCGCTGCAGGATCGTGTCGAGGATACCGCCGATCTCGCCGGCCTGGACGAGGCTCGTGTAGAGCTCGCTGAACACCGTCGGGTGCTTCTTGGCGGCGTCGGCGAGCGTGCTGCCCGACTCGACGTCGTCCCGCAGGTCGTTGATCGTCTTGCGGAAGACCTTGTTCTCGGTCTGGCCGGCGAGGATCTGCAGGCACTGCATGATCGGCAGGCCGGCGTTGATCATGGTCGCGAACTGGCGCGTGAAGATGACGATGTCGCGTCCCTTCACCGCGGCGCCGAGCGACGGCAGCTTGAGCTCGTAGTCGAGCCCCTTGCCCTTCTCCTTGATCTTGGCGGGAATCGGCTGGATGCGCTGCGTGCGCAGGCGGATGATCACCGCCTCGCGGCTGGTCGCCTCCATCTCGCCGGCGAGCGTCTCACCCTTCGGCGAGACCCCGGCCCACTTGTACATCGCCATCGGTCGTCCTTTCCGCGGGAGACGCTAGGCGCGTGCGCCGGCGCGCAGGCTCTGGGCCTGGCCGAGGCCGAGCATCTGGCGCACCTCGTCCGGCTCGGTCGCGCGCGACACCGCGTCCTCGGGGGAGATCGCGTTCTTCTGCACTAGGGCGACGAGCGCCTGGCTCATCGTCTGCATTCCGAACTTCAGCTGGCCGACCTGCATCTGCGAGTAGATCTGATGGACCTTCTCCTCGCGGATGAGGTTGCGGATGGCGGGGTTCGGGATCATCACCTCGGCGGCGAGCATGCGGCCCTTGCCGTCGCGGCGCTGCACCAGCTGCTGTGAGATCACGCCCTGGAGCACCAGCGAGAGCTGCTGGCGCACCTGCGCCTGCTGGTGGGGCGGGAAGACGTCGATGATGCGGTTGATCGTCTGCACCGCCGAGTTGGTGTGCAGGGTCGAGAAGACGACGTGACCCGTCTCGGCGACCACCAGCGCCGACTCGATCGTCTCGAGGTCGCGCATTTCGCCGACCAGCACGACGTCGGGGTCCTGCCGCAGCACGTGCTTCAGCGCCGGCGCGAAGCCCGTCGTGTCGGCGAAGACCTCGCGCTGGTTCACGAGGCAGCTCTTGTGCTCGTGGACGAACTCGATCGGGTCCTCGATCGAGACGATGTGGTCGTGGCGCTCGCGGTTGATCTTGTCGATCATCGCGGCGAGCGTCGTCGACTTACCGGAGCCGGTCGGGCCCGTGACCAGGATCAGGCCGCGCGGGAGCTTCGTCAGCTCGGAGACCGCGGGCGGCAGGTTCAGCTGATGGAGCTGCGGAACCTCGTGCGGGATCGTGCGGAACGCCCCGCCGACCGCGCCCTTCTGGTAGTACATGTTGCCGCGGAAGCGGGCGACGCCGCGGATGCCGAAGGAGAAGTCGAGCTCGTTGGTCTCCTCGAACTTCTTCTTCTGGGCCTCGGTGAGGAGGCTGTAGCTGAGGTTCTTGGTGTCGGTGCCCGTGAGTGGCGGATGCGCCAGCGGCTGTAGATGGCCGTGCAGGCGGATCATCGGGGGCGCACTGGTGGTGATGTGGAGGTCGGACCCACCGCGCTCCACCATCTCGCGCAGGAACGCTTCGATCGTCGGCATCGCAGCGCAGAAAGCAGGCCGCGTGCCACGCGCAGGGGCGCGTGCCCGCGCGGTTTCGCCGCTGCCGGCCGTCATCGCAGCGTCGGCGCGCCATCGACGCCGCCACGGGCGGGACAAAACGGTGCAGGGACGTTGCACCCGCCGTACGGCGTCTGCGCCGGCGTGCAGCACGGCGTTGCGCGGCGTTCACGTGCGACGCCGCAACGCGCGCGCGGCCGTCAATCGGCCATGGTGACGCGCAGGACCTCTTCGACGGTCGTCGTGCCGGCCGCCGCGTGCTCGAGGCCGCTCTGCCGCAGGGTCTTGAGGCCGCCCTGGATCGCCGCGCGCTTCAGATCGAGCGCCGTCGCGCCGGAGAGGACCTGCTCGCGCAGGTCGTCCCACATCGGCATCACCTCGTAGAGCGCGATGCGGCCCTTGTAGCCGGTGCCGCCGCAGTTCGGGCAGCCGACGCCGTGCTGCGGGACGAACGGCTCACCCGACCAGCCGAGCTGCGTCAGCATCTCCGTCGGGACCGGCTCGTCCTCCTTGCACTGGGGGCAGATGACGCGGGCGAGACGCTGGGCGAGGATCAGGTTCACCGAGCTCGCGACCAGGAACGGCTCGACGCCCATGTTGAGGAGGCGGTTGATCGTCGAGGGCGCGTCGTTCGTGTGCAGCGTCGAGAGGACGAGATGGCCGGTGAGCGCGGCCTTGACGCCGATCTCGGCGGTCTCGAAGTCGCGGATCTCGCCGACCATGATGATGTCGGGGTCCTGGCGCAGGAACGAGCGCAGCGCGGCGGCGAAGTTGAGGCCGATCTCGTCGTGCATCTGCACCTGGTTGATGCCGACGAGGTTGAACTCGATCGGATCCTCCGCGGTGGAGATGTTGTTCGCGACCTTGTTGAGCTCGGCCAACGCCGAGTAGAGCGTGGTCGTCTTGCCGCTGCCGGTGGGGCCGGTCACGAGCACCATGCCGTACGGCTTGTAGATCGCCTCCTTGAACCACCTGAGCGCCTCTTCCTCGAAGCCCAGCTTGGTCATGTCGAGCTGGAGGTTCGACTTGTCGAGGAGGCGCAGCACGACCTTCTCGCCGAACATGGTCGGCAGCACGGAGACGCGGAAATCCATCTCCTTGTTGCCCTGCAGCTTCATCTTGATGCGGCCGTCCTGCGGCAGGCGGCGCTCGGCGATGTCGAGCTGGGCCATCACCTTGAGGCGCGAGGTGATGGCGTTCTTCAGGCGCAGCGGCGGCTGCATGATCTCGTAGAGGACGCCGTCGATGCGGAAGCGCACCCGCAGCATCTTCTCGTACGGCTCGATGTGGATGTCGCTGGCCCGCTTGCGGATCGCGTCGGTGAGGAAGGCGTTGACCAGCTTGACGACCGGCGCCTCTTCGGTGGCGCGCTCGAGCTCCTGGAGGTCGACGTCGTCGTCGGTCTTGACGACCTCGACGTTCTCGTTACCGAGGGCGCTCAGGACCTCTTCGAACTGCGTCTCGCCCGAGTAGTGGCGCTCGATCGCCGCCTGGATCGCGGCCGGCGCCGCGACCGCGACCTTGACGTCGTAGCCGGTGAGGAACTTGATCTCGTTGATCGCGATCAGGTTCGACGGATCGGCCATCGCGATGGTCAGCGTCGAGCGCACGAGGTTGGTCGGAATCAGGTGGTGCTTCTGGACCAGCGCCTGCGGGATGATCGACAGCACCTCGCGCGGGATCTCGAGCGAGAGCGGGTCGACGATCGGCAGGCGGTACTCGCGCTCGAGGTACGAGAGCAGCTTCTCCTCGGTGACGAACCCGAGCTTCACGAGGTGCGAGGCGAGCGCGCCGCCGTGCTCGCGCTGCGCGTCGAGCGCCTGTGCGAGCTGCTCGGCGGAGAGATCGCCGCGCTTCGTGAGCAGGTCGCCGAGCCGCGAGGTCATCGCCATGCGTGCGCTCCGACGCTGCGCGACGCGGCGACGCCCGGCAAGGCGAGCCCCGCACTACGCAGCGCCAACGCCATCGCCGCCACCGGCGCGGGACCGCCGGTCCAGCCGGCGAAGGCGAGCGCACCCTGGTGGAGGAGCATGCCGGCGCCGTCCTGCGTGCGGCGTCCGGCCTTCGCGGCGGCACGCAGCCAGCGCGACGGCCGCGGGCCGTAGACGAGATCGACGAACACGCACGACCGCGGGGTGAGGGCGTGACGGACGGCGACGGTCTCGCCCGTGAGGCCCCCGGGGGTCGTGTTCACCACCAGGGCAGCATCGCCGAGGATCGCGCGAGTCTCCAGCCCGCCCAGTCCCACGGCGGCGATGGTCGCGTCGCCGAGCGCCGCGAGCCGCTCGGCCAGCGCGGCGCCGCGCGACGGCGTGCGGTTGGCGATGGTGAGACGGGCGCAGCCGGCGTCGACGAGCGCCGCACCGACGGCGCGTGCGCTGCCGCCGGCGCCGATCACGACGACCCGGGAGCCGCGCAGTCGCAGCCCGCGGGGCAGGGCGCGCACGAAGCCGCGGCCGTCGGTGTTGTCGCCGGCGATACGGCCACGGCGCAGCGTCAAGGTGTTGACCGCGCCGGCGCGCCGCGCGGCGGCGGTGAGGGCGTCGCACAGCGGCAGCACGGTCTCCTTGAGCGGCACCGTGAGGTTCAGCCCCGGGACGCCGAGCCGCCGGGCTTCGTCGAGGGCGTCGGGTAGCTGCTCCGGCGCGACGCGGAAGCGCAGGTAGCAGTGCGGCAGGCCGCGCGCGGCGAACGCCGCGTTGTGCATCGCCGGCGAGAGAGAATGGTCGACGGGGTCGCCGAGAACCCCGAATACCCGCGCCTGCACGTCGGACCCCATGCCTTCCTCGTGGGGCCGGCACGCATGGAGACGCCGTGCCGACCGCCCTGTTGGTGTCGGCCGGTGGTCGGCCGATCTTTAGCGCGGGATGGCCGCCTGCGCCGCCGCGAGGCGCGCGATCGGCACCCGGAACGGCGAGCAGGAGACGTAGTCGAGGCCAATCTCCTGACACAGCCGGATCGAGGCCGGATCGCCGCCGTGCTCGCCGCAGATGCCGAGCTTGATCGCCTTCTGCGTCTTGCGGCCGCGCTCGACCGCGATGCGCATGAGCGCGCCGACGCCGTCGGCGTCGAGCGACTGGAACGGATCGCGCGGGTAGATCTCGAGGTCGTTCACGTAGGGCGTGAGGAACCGCCCCGCGTCGTCGCGCGATACGCCGAGCGTGGTCTGCGTGAGGTCGTTGGTGCCGAACGAGAAGAACTGCGCCGTTTCGGCGATCGCGCCGGCGGCGATCGCGCCGCGCGGAACCTCGATCATGGTGCCGACGAGGTAGGGCAGCTTCACACCGGCGGCCTTGATCACCGCGTCGGCGACGCGGCGGACGACGGCCGCCTGGAGCACGAGCTCCTTCGGGTGGCCGACGAGCGGGATCATGACCTCGGGCGCGACCGCGACGCCGCTCTTCTTCACGTTCACCGCCGCCTCGAAGATCGCCCGCGCCTGCATCTCGGTGATCTCGGGGTAGACGATGCCGAGCCGGCAGCCGCGGAAGCCGAGCATCGGGTTGAACTCGTGCAGCGCCTCGACGCGCGTGCGCACCTTCTCGAACGGGATGCCGAGCGCCGCCGCCAGCTCCTTCTGCTCCTCCTCGCTGTGCGGCAGGAACTCGTGCAGCGGCGGGTCGATGGTGCGGATGGTGACCGGCTTGCCGGCGAGGGCGCGGAAGATGCCTTCGAAGTCGGCCCGCTGCAGCGGCAGCAGCTTGTCCAGCGCGGCGCGGCGCTCCGAGGTGGTCTCGGCGAGGATCATCTCGCGCATCGGCAGGATCTTCTCCTCGCCGAAGAACATGTGCTCGGTACGGCAGAGGCCGACGCCCTCGGCGCCGAAGGCGACCGCCTG
It contains:
- the pilB gene encoding type IV-A pilus assembly ATPase PilB; protein product: MTSRLGDLLTKRGDLSAEQLAQALDAQREHGGALASHLVKLGFVTEEKLLSYLEREYRLPIVDPLSLEIPREVLSIIPQALVQKHHLIPTNLVRSTLTIAMADPSNLIAINEIKFLTGYDVKVAVAAPAAIQAAIERHYSGETQFEEVLSALGNENVEVVKTDDDVDLQELERATEEAPVVKLVNAFLTDAIRKRASDIHIEPYEKMLRVRFRIDGVLYEIMQPPLRLKNAITSRLKVMAQLDIAERRLPQDGRIKMKLQGNKEMDFRVSVLPTMFGEKVVLRLLDKSNLQLDMTKLGFEEEALRWFKEAIYKPYGMVLVTGPTGSGKTTTLYSALAELNKVANNISTAEDPIEFNLVGINQVQMHDEIGLNFAAALRSFLRQDPDIIMVGEIRDFETAEIGVKAALTGHLVLSTLHTNDAPSTINRLLNMGVEPFLVASSVNLILAQRLARVICPQCKEDEPVPTEMLTQLGWSGEPFVPQHGVGCPNCGGTGYKGRIALYEVMPMWDDLREQVLSGATALDLKRAAIQGGLKTLRQSGLEHAAAGTTTVEEVLRVTMAD
- the aroE gene encoding shikimate dehydrogenase produces the protein MGSDVQARVFGVLGDPVDHSLSPAMHNAAFAARGLPHCYLRFRVAPEQLPDALDEARRLGVPGLNLTVPLKETVLPLCDALTAAARRAGAVNTLTLRRGRIAGDNTDGRGFVRALPRGLRLRGSRVVVIGAGGSARAVGAALVDAGCARLTIANRTPSRGAALAERLAALGDATIAAVGLGGLETRAILGDAALVVNTTPGGLTGETVAVRHALTPRSCVFVDLVYGPRPSRWLRAAAKAGRRTQDGAGMLLHQGALAFAGWTGGPAPVAAMALALRSAGLALPGVAASRSVGAHAWR
- a CDS encoding type IV pilus twitching motility protein PilT, producing MPTIEAFLREMVERGGSDLHITTSAPPMIRLHGHLQPLAHPPLTGTDTKNLSYSLLTEAQKKKFEETNELDFSFGIRGVARFRGNMYYQKGAVGGAFRTIPHEVPQLHQLNLPPAVSELTKLPRGLILVTGPTGSGKSTTLAAMIDKINRERHDHIVSIEDPIEFVHEHKSCLVNQREVFADTTGFAPALKHVLRQDPDVVLVGEMRDLETIESALVVAETGHVVFSTLHTNSAVQTINRIIDVFPPHQQAQVRQQLSLVLQGVISQQLVQRRDGKGRMLAAEVMIPNPAIRNLIREEKVHQIYSQMQVGQLKFGMQTMSQALVALVQKNAISPEDAVSRATEPDEVRQMLGLGQAQSLRAGARA